Proteins from a genomic interval of Pseudomonas asplenii:
- the argH gene encoding argininosuccinate lyase, translating to MSTDKTNQSWGGRFSEPVDAFVARFTASVTFDQRLYRHDIMGSIAHATMLAKVGVLTDAERDSIIDGLTTLQGEIEAGNFDWRVDLEDVHMNIEARLTDRIGITGKKLHTGRSRNDQVATDIRLWLRDEIDLILAEITRLQQGLLEQAEREAGSIMPGFTHLQTAQPVTFGHHLLAWFEMLSRDYERLVDCRKRTNRMPLGSAALAGTTYPIDREYTAQLLGFEAVGGNSLDNVSDRDFAIEFCSAASIAMMHLSRFSEELVLWTSAQFQFIDLPDRFCTGSSIMPQKKNPDVPELVRGKAGRVFGSLTGLLTLMKGQPLAYNKDNQEDKEPLFDAADTLRDSLRAFADMIPAIKPKHAVMREAALRGFSTATDLADYLVRRGLPFRDCHEIVGHAVKYGVETGKDLAEMSLEELRQFSDQIEQDVFAVLTLEGSVNARDHIGGTAPAQVKAAVARGKALLASR from the coding sequence ATGAGCACCGACAAGACCAATCAGTCCTGGGGCGGCCGTTTCAGTGAGCCGGTCGACGCCTTCGTTGCCCGCTTCACCGCCTCCGTCACGTTCGACCAGCGCCTCTACCGCCACGACATCATGGGCTCGATCGCCCACGCCACGATGCTGGCCAAGGTCGGCGTACTGACCGATGCCGAGCGCGACAGCATCATCGACGGACTGACTACCCTCCAGGGCGAAATCGAGGCCGGCAACTTCGACTGGCGCGTGGACCTGGAAGACGTGCACATGAACATCGAGGCGCGTCTGACCGATCGCATCGGCATCACCGGCAAGAAGCTGCACACCGGGCGTAGCCGCAACGACCAGGTTGCCACCGACATCCGCCTGTGGCTGCGGGACGAGATCGACCTGATCCTGGCGGAAATCACCCGTCTGCAGCAAGGTCTGCTGGAACAGGCCGAGCGCGAAGCCGGCAGCATCATGCCCGGTTTCACCCACCTGCAGACCGCCCAGCCGGTAACCTTCGGCCACCATCTGCTGGCCTGGTTCGAAATGCTCAGCCGTGACTACGAGCGCCTGGTCGACTGCCGCAAGCGCACCAATCGCATGCCTCTGGGCAGCGCCGCGCTGGCAGGCACCACTTACCCGATCGACCGCGAGTACACCGCGCAGTTGCTGGGCTTCGAGGCTGTGGGCGGCAACTCCCTGGACAACGTCTCGGATCGCGATTTCGCCATCGAATTCTGCTCGGCGGCCAGCATCGCGATGATGCACCTGTCGCGCTTCTCCGAAGAGCTGGTGCTGTGGACCAGCGCGCAGTTCCAGTTCATCGACCTGCCCGACCGGTTCTGCACCGGCAGCTCGATCATGCCCCAGAAGAAGAACCCCGATGTGCCGGAGCTGGTGCGCGGCAAGGCCGGCCGGGTATTCGGCTCGCTGACCGGCCTGCTGACCCTGATGAAAGGCCAGCCGCTGGCCTACAACAAGGACAACCAGGAAGACAAGGAACCGCTGTTCGACGCCGCCGACACCCTGCGCGATTCGCTGCGAGCATTCGCCGACATGATCCCGGCGATCAAGCCCAAGCACGCGGTGATGCGCGAAGCGGCCCTGCGCGGCTTCTCCACTGCGACCGACCTGGCGGATTACCTGGTGCGCCGCGGCCTGCCGTTCCGTGACTGCCACGAGATCGTCGGCCATGCCGTGAAGTACGGCGTGGAAACCGGCAAGGACCTGGCGGAAATGAGCCTGGAAGAGCTGCGCCAGTTCAGCGACCAGATCGAGCAGGACGTGTTCGCGGTGCTGACCCTGGAAGGCTCGGTCAATGCCCGCGACCATATCGGCGGTACCGCGCCTGCCCAGGTCAAGGCAGCGGTCGCCCGCGGCAAGGCACTGCTCGCCAGCCGCTGA
- a CDS encoding sensor histidine kinase, with product MPTSRTNTGRDASVTPEFFLPELCLPEALLVLVVLAELLVMVLVLSEPMPAGFDWVRLALTSLYVQWIVLVSAAVLCATRGRLARLQPGVAGALCCALVVGLTLICTALTEYFSLVTSQVDSGSPGRYLRHALISLIMSALMLRYFYLQSQWRRQQQAELQARLEALQARIRPHFLFNSLNSIASLVASDPRQAEQAVLDLSDLFRASLAKPGNLVTWREELELAQRYLSIERYRLGNRLQLDWRVGTIPDDLPIPQLTLQPLLENALIHGIAPRVEGGVVRVEADYEEGEFVLCISNPYDDAAVRQASTGTHLALVNIGARLTALFGPRASLSVDRRDGRHFTCLRYPCPRLTQESSAI from the coding sequence ATGCCAACCTCCCGAACGAACACCGGGCGTGATGCGTCCGTGACACCGGAATTCTTCCTCCCGGAGCTCTGCCTGCCAGAAGCGCTGCTGGTGCTGGTGGTATTGGCTGAGCTGTTGGTGATGGTGCTGGTGCTCAGCGAACCGATGCCCGCCGGTTTCGATTGGGTGCGCCTGGCCCTGACGTCGCTGTACGTGCAGTGGATCGTGCTGGTGTCGGCGGCGGTGTTGTGCGCTACCCGGGGCAGGCTGGCGCGCTTGCAGCCAGGGGTAGCCGGTGCATTATGTTGCGCTCTGGTGGTCGGTCTGACGCTGATCTGCACCGCCCTGACCGAGTACTTTTCTCTCGTCACCAGCCAGGTCGACAGCGGCAGTCCTGGCCGTTACCTGCGCCATGCGCTGATCAGTCTCATCATGTCGGCGCTGATGCTGCGCTACTTTTATCTGCAGAGTCAGTGGCGGCGCCAGCAACAGGCCGAGTTGCAGGCGCGGTTGGAGGCCCTGCAGGCAAGGATACGCCCGCACTTTCTGTTCAACAGCCTCAACAGCATTGCCAGCCTGGTGGCGAGCGATCCGCGCCAGGCCGAGCAGGCGGTGCTGGATCTGTCCGATCTGTTCCGGGCCAGCCTGGCCAAGCCGGGAAACCTGGTGACCTGGCGTGAGGAACTGGAATTAGCGCAACGATATTTGTCGATCGAACGCTATCGTCTTGGCAACCGTCTACAGTTGGACTGGAGGGTAGGCACCATTCCGGACGATTTGCCGATCCCGCAGCTGACCTTGCAACCTTTGCTTGAAAACGCTCTGATCCATGGCATCGCTCCGCGTGTCGAAGGTGGGGTGGTCAGAGTTGAAGCCGACTATGAAGAGGGAGAGTTCGTATTGTGTATCAGCAATCCCTATGACGACGCCGCCGTGCGGCAGGCGTCCACCGGTACTCACTTGGCGCTGGTGAACATTGGTGCCCGACTTACGGCACTTTTTGGGCCTCGCGCTAGTCTTAGCGTGGACCGCCGTGACGGACGTCACTTCACTTGTCTACGCTATCCTTGTCCGAGACTCACGCAGGAATCCAGCGCAATATGA
- a CDS encoding LytR/AlgR family response regulator transcription factor — protein MNVLIVDDEPLARERLTRLVGELEGYTVLEPSASNGEEALALIDSLKPDVVLLDIRMPGLDGLQVAARLCERETPPAVVFCTAHDEFALEAFQVSAVGYLVKPVRPEHLLEALKKAERPNRVQLAALTRPAAESGTGPRTHISARTRKGIELIPIGQVIYFIADHKYVTLRHEGGEVLLDEPLKALEDEFGERFVRIHRNALVARERIERLQRTPLGHFQLFLKGLNGDALIVSRRHVAGVRKMMQQL, from the coding sequence ATGAATGTCCTGATCGTTGATGACGAACCCCTGGCCCGCGAACGCCTGACCCGACTGGTGGGCGAACTCGAGGGTTACACTGTACTGGAGCCCAGCGCCAGCAATGGCGAAGAGGCATTGGCCCTGATCGACAGCCTCAAGCCGGATGTCGTTCTGCTCGATATCCGCATGCCCGGCCTGGACGGCCTGCAGGTGGCCGCGCGCTTGTGTGAACGCGAGACGCCGCCGGCTGTGGTGTTCTGCACCGCCCACGACGAGTTTGCCCTGGAAGCCTTCCAGGTCAGCGCCGTGGGCTATCTGGTCAAACCGGTGCGCCCCGAGCATCTGCTCGAAGCCTTGAAGAAGGCCGAGCGGCCCAACCGTGTGCAGTTGGCTGCGTTGACCCGGCCGGCGGCGGAAAGCGGTACCGGGCCCCGTACTCATATCAGTGCGCGGACCCGCAAAGGTATCGAGTTGATCCCCATCGGCCAGGTGATCTATTTCATCGCAGACCACAAGTACGTGACTCTGCGCCATGAAGGCGGTGAAGTGCTGCTCGACGAGCCGCTGAAGGCCCTGGAAGACGAATTCGGCGAGCGTTTCGTGCGTATCCACCGCAATGCGCTGGTGGCCCGCGAACGTATCGAGCGTCTGCAACGCACGCCCCTGGGACATTTCCAACTGTTCCTCAAGGGGCTCAACGGTGATGCGTTGATCGTCAGCCGACGGCATGTCGCCGGGGTGCGCAAGATGATGCAACAGCTTTAA
- the hemC gene encoding hydroxymethylbilane synthase, whose amino-acid sequence MSSREIRIATRKSALALWQAEYVKTRLEQAHPGLQVILVPMVSRGDKLLDSPLSKIGGKGLFVKELETALLENEADIAVHSMKDVPMDFPEGLGLFCICEREDPRDAFVSNTYASLEALPAGAVVGTSSLRRQAQLLTRRPDLQIRFLRGNVNTRLAKLDAGEYDAIILAAAGLIRLGFEDRITSAISVEDSLPAGGQGAVGIECRSADSEIHALLAPLHHADTAVRVTAERALNKHLNGGCQVPIACYAVLEGEQVWLRGLVGQPAGGLLLSAEARAPQAHAEALGVRVAEALLEQGADAILKAVYGEADAQ is encoded by the coding sequence ATGTCTTCTCGCGAAATCCGCATCGCTACCCGTAAGAGCGCGCTCGCCCTGTGGCAGGCCGAATACGTCAAGACCCGCCTGGAGCAGGCGCATCCGGGCTTGCAGGTGATCCTGGTGCCGATGGTCAGTCGCGGTGACAAGCTGCTCGACTCGCCGCTGTCGAAAATCGGCGGCAAGGGATTGTTCGTCAAGGAGCTGGAAACCGCTCTGCTCGAAAACGAGGCGGACATCGCCGTGCACTCGATGAAAGACGTGCCGATGGATTTCCCGGAAGGGCTCGGACTGTTCTGCATCTGCGAGCGTGAAGACCCTCGCGATGCCTTCGTTTCCAATACCTACGCCAGCCTTGAGGCCTTGCCGGCCGGTGCAGTGGTCGGCACTTCGAGCCTGCGTCGCCAGGCGCAACTGCTGACCCGTCGGCCCGATCTGCAGATCCGCTTCCTGCGAGGCAACGTCAATACCCGTCTGGCCAAGCTCGATGCCGGCGAGTACGACGCGATCATCCTGGCGGCGGCGGGGCTGATTCGCCTGGGCTTCGAAGACCGGATCACCTCGGCCATCAGCGTCGAGGACAGCCTGCCGGCTGGCGGGCAGGGTGCCGTGGGGATCGAGTGCCGGAGTGCCGATAGCGAGATCCATGCGCTGCTCGCGCCTCTGCATCATGCCGACACCGCCGTGCGGGTCACGGCCGAGCGGGCCCTGAACAAACATCTCAATGGTGGCTGCCAGGTGCCGATCGCCTGTTACGCCGTGCTGGAAGGCGAGCAGGTCTGGTTGCGTGGCCTGGTTGGCCAGCCGGCCGGTGGCCTGTTGCTGAGCGCCGAGGCCCGTGCACCGCAGGCGCACGCCGAGGCCCTGGGTGTGCGAGTTGCCGAGGCGCTGCTGGAGCAGGGCGCGGACGCCATCCTCAAGGCGGTTTATGGTGAGGCCGACGCGCAATGA
- a CDS encoding uroporphyrinogen-III synthase, which yields MSGWRLLLTRPADECAALATTLADAGVFSSALPMLAIEPLTVEGAELSKILELPFYSAAIVVSKPAARLGLDLVDRYWPQPPMLRWFTVGAATAGLLDDYGLRVYYPAEGDDSEALLELPALQEALAQPEPRVLILRGEGGRELLAERLRAQGASVDYLELYRRRLPEYPDGTLSRQIQAERLNGLVVSSGQGFEHLQQVAGANWSQVARLPLFVPSPRVAQMARTAGAEHVVDCRGASATALLAALQEHPVPAF from the coding sequence ATGAGCGGCTGGCGTCTGCTGTTGACGCGACCTGCGGATGAGTGTGCCGCACTCGCGACGACGCTGGCCGACGCCGGGGTCTTCAGCAGTGCCCTGCCCATGCTGGCGATCGAGCCGCTGACCGTCGAAGGGGCCGAACTGAGCAAGATTCTCGAACTGCCGTTCTACTCGGCGGCGATTGTCGTCAGCAAGCCGGCCGCGCGCCTGGGGCTCGACCTGGTCGATCGCTATTGGCCGCAGCCGCCGATGTTGCGCTGGTTTACCGTCGGGGCCGCGACGGCGGGCCTGCTGGACGACTATGGCCTGCGGGTGTATTACCCGGCCGAGGGCGACGACAGCGAAGCCCTGCTGGAACTGCCAGCCTTGCAGGAGGCGCTGGCCCAGCCTGAGCCGCGCGTACTGATCCTGCGTGGAGAGGGCGGGCGTGAACTGCTGGCCGAGCGTTTACGCGCCCAAGGTGCTAGTGTCGACTATCTGGAATTGTACCGTCGTCGCCTGCCCGAGTACCCCGACGGCACCCTGTCCCGGCAGATTCAAGCGGAACGCCTGAACGGGCTGGTGGTCAGCAGTGGACAGGGTTTTGAACACCTGCAGCAGGTGGCGGGGGCGAACTGGTCCCAGGTGGCCCGGTTACCGTTGTTTGTTCCCAGCCCTCGGGTCGCGCAGATGGCCCGTACTGCCGGGGCAGAACATGTTGTGGATTGTCGTGGTGCCAGCGCCACGGCCTTGCTGGCGGCGCTACAGGAGCACCCTGTACCCGCTTTCTGA
- a CDS encoding uroporphyrinogen-III C-methyltransferase, with amino-acid sequence MSETALPKEQAQPAPETPAKPSAAPVERRGNGLAVLALLVGAAGVAVGGWGVWQMRNLQANHQQQSGQLQDLGNQAQSLKLSEQQLATRLDQLPAAAELEERRRLVAQLQGDQQRLSQRLESVLGASRKDWRLAEAEHLLRLATLRLSALQDISSALALVQGADEILREQNDPGSFAAREQLAKSLAALRSTEQPDRTGLFLQLGALRDQVNQLNELAPEYKDRGDSLLGLTADGDGASRWSQWWDEISHYIRIDFNANKNIRPLLAGQSLTQVRLALSLALEQAQWAALNGQADVYTQALREARDVLTGSFNPDNPQSKVMVEQLAELSKKPVTVLTPDLAATLSAVQAYLERRHVDAETPARGEANPEQETTR; translated from the coding sequence GTGAGCGAAACAGCCTTGCCAAAAGAACAAGCTCAACCGGCGCCCGAGACGCCGGCCAAACCGTCGGCGGCGCCTGTCGAGCGCCGTGGCAACGGCCTGGCGGTCCTCGCCTTGCTAGTGGGCGCCGCCGGGGTGGCCGTTGGCGGCTGGGGCGTCTGGCAGATGCGCAATCTGCAGGCCAATCACCAGCAGCAGAGTGGGCAACTGCAGGACCTGGGCAACCAGGCACAGTCGCTCAAACTCAGCGAACAACAATTGGCCACGCGCCTGGACCAACTGCCGGCTGCCGCCGAGCTTGAGGAACGGCGGCGGCTGGTGGCGCAACTGCAGGGTGATCAGCAGCGTCTGAGCCAGCGCCTGGAAAGCGTGCTGGGCGCCAGCCGCAAGGACTGGCGCCTGGCCGAGGCCGAGCACCTGCTGCGCCTGGCCACTCTGCGTCTGTCCGCGTTGCAGGACATCAGCAGTGCCCTGGCGCTGGTACAGGGTGCCGACGAAATCCTGCGCGAGCAGAACGATCCGGGCTCGTTTGCCGCCCGTGAGCAACTGGCCAAGAGCCTGGCGGCATTGCGCAGTACCGAACAACCGGATCGCACCGGGTTGTTCCTGCAACTGGGTGCGTTGCGTGATCAGGTCAACCAGCTCAACGAACTGGCTCCGGAATACAAGGATCGCGGCGACTCGTTGCTGGGGCTGACCGCCGATGGCGACGGCGCCAGCCGCTGGTCGCAGTGGTGGGACGAGATTTCGCATTACATCCGCATCGACTTCAATGCCAACAAGAACATCCGTCCGCTGCTGGCCGGGCAGAGCCTGACCCAGGTCCGCCTGGCCCTGAGCCTGGCGCTGGAGCAGGCGCAGTGGGCTGCGCTGAACGGGCAGGCAGACGTCTATACCCAGGCCCTGAGGGAGGCCCGCGATGTGTTGACCGGCAGTTTCAATCCGGACAACCCGCAGAGCAAGGTCATGGTCGAACAGCTCGCCGAGTTGAGTAAAAAGCCGGTGACGGTGCTGACTCCCGATCTCGCCGCGACGCTGAGTGCAGTCCAGGCCTACCTTGAGCGGCGACACGTGGACGCCGAGACGCCAGCGCGCGGTGAGGCGAATCCGGAGCAGGAGACCACCCGATGA
- a CDS encoding heme biosynthesis protein HemY — MKRFIAIALLVAVVIGLLGFAIYRHAGYVLIAYDSFRYESSLWAFLAVLLVLWLAYRLLKFLIGLVTASSSAANPWSRRNRSRRVQLAIEQGQMDLAEGRWASAQKHLHRAAEAERQPLLYYLGAARAANEQGKYEECDSLLERALSRQPQAELAIALSHAQLQVDRGDTEGALSTLQAMHDLHPHSVQVLRQLQRLHQQRGDWSAVVRLLPELRKDKALPQAELAELERRAWGENLSLAARREQDGEAGLQSLERAWQQLSAAQRQEPQLVLAYAEQLRQLGADGQAEEILRTALKRQYDSHLARLYGLLRGRDPVRQLQTAEGWLKDHPADASLLLTLGRLCLQNSLWGKARDYLEGSLRVQRNPETCAELARLLAQLGDTEGSNQLFQEGLGLLDERLLARPLPVPVSA; from the coding sequence ATGAAGCGCTTCATCGCGATTGCACTGCTGGTCGCCGTTGTCATAGGTCTGCTGGGGTTCGCGATTTATCGGCACGCCGGCTACGTCCTGATTGCCTACGACAGCTTCCGTTACGAATCCAGTCTGTGGGCATTTCTCGCGGTGCTGCTGGTGCTGTGGCTGGCCTATCGATTGCTGAAATTCCTGATCGGTCTGGTCACGGCATCCAGCTCGGCGGCCAATCCCTGGTCCCGGCGTAACCGTAGTCGACGGGTGCAGTTGGCCATCGAACAAGGTCAGATGGATCTGGCCGAAGGCCGCTGGGCCAGTGCCCAGAAACATCTGCACCGGGCTGCCGAGGCCGAGCGTCAACCGTTGCTTTATTACCTGGGCGCGGCACGTGCGGCCAACGAGCAGGGTAAGTATGAGGAGTGCGACAGCCTGCTGGAACGCGCCCTGAGTCGCCAGCCGCAGGCCGAACTGGCGATCGCCCTGAGTCACGCGCAGTTGCAAGTGGACCGTGGCGATACCGAGGGGGCTTTGAGTACCCTGCAGGCCATGCATGATCTGCATCCGCACAGCGTCCAGGTGCTGCGCCAGTTGCAGCGCCTGCATCAGCAGCGCGGTGACTGGTCGGCGGTGGTCCGGTTATTGCCGGAACTGCGCAAGGACAAGGCGCTGCCACAGGCCGAACTGGCTGAGCTGGAACGACGCGCCTGGGGGGAGAACCTGAGCCTGGCGGCACGCCGCGAACAGGATGGCGAGGCTGGGCTGCAATCGCTGGAACGGGCCTGGCAGCAGTTGTCCGCGGCCCAGCGGCAGGAGCCGCAGTTGGTCCTGGCCTATGCCGAGCAGTTGCGTCAACTGGGTGCTGACGGGCAAGCCGAAGAGATACTGCGTACAGCGCTCAAGCGCCAGTACGACAGTCACCTGGCGCGGTTGTACGGCTTGTTGCGCGGACGCGACCCGGTGCGCCAGTTGCAGACCGCCGAGGGCTGGCTCAAGGACCATCCGGCCGATGCCAGCCTGTTGTTGACACTGGGACGCCTGTGCCTGCAGAACAGCCTGTGGGGCAAGGCACGGGATTACCTGGAGGGCAGCCTGCGAGTGCAACGCAACCCGGAGACCTGTGCCGAGCTTGCCAGATTGCTGGCCCAGTTGGGGGATACCGAGGGTAGCAACCAGCTGTTTCAGGAAGGTCTCGGTCTGTTGGATGAGCGTTTGCTCGCCCGACCTCTGCCTGTTCCGGTGAGCGCTTAG
- a CDS encoding disulfide bond formation protein B has protein sequence MFLARSRSLFSLAFLAAALVMGASLYLEHGVGLEPCSLCVVQRLFLAGFCLVSLLGALHGPGRLGRRVYGVLGLLFALAGAATAARQVLLQQVPLEQLMICQPGLHCLMQQVSFFKALQLMFRATAECAQIHWTLFDLSIPEWSLLAFVGMSLMAIYQIAASVVGARWGAGSDR, from the coding sequence ATGTTCTTGGCCCGCTCACGTTCTCTGTTCTCCCTGGCTTTCCTGGCAGCGGCCCTGGTCATGGGGGCCTCGTTGTACCTGGAGCATGGGGTTGGATTGGAACCTTGTTCGTTGTGCGTGGTGCAGCGGTTGTTCCTCGCCGGCTTCTGTCTGGTCAGCCTGCTGGGGGCGTTGCATGGGCCCGGCAGGCTCGGTCGCCGAGTGTATGGCGTGTTGGGGCTGTTGTTCGCCCTGGCGGGCGCTGCGACGGCGGCCCGTCAGGTGCTGTTGCAGCAGGTACCGCTGGAGCAACTGATGATCTGTCAGCCCGGGCTGCATTGCCTGATGCAGCAGGTCTCTTTCTTCAAGGCGTTGCAATTGATGTTCCGCGCAACCGCCGAGTGTGCCCAGATTCATTGGACGCTGTTCGACTTGAGCATTCCGGAATGGAGCCTGCTGGCCTTTGTCGGCATGAGTCTCATGGCGATCTACCAGATAGCGGCCTCGGTGGTCGGAGCCAGGTGGGGCGCCGGAAGCGACCGATAG
- a CDS encoding Rsd/AlgQ family anti-sigma factor has product MLESCKNAQERWGGVHLLIDRWLQNRHELVRAYDALGAEPGALADSRQPLQEFCGVLVDYVSAGHFEIYEQLTSEAKAFGDQRGLKLADTIYPRIDVITEKLLAFNDLCDAGKCVAEKFKELGGLLHERFELEDCLIEVLHNAHKEEAVAQA; this is encoded by the coding sequence ATGCTCGAAAGTTGTAAGAATGCTCAGGAACGCTGGGGCGGGGTGCACCTGCTGATTGACCGCTGGTTGCAGAATCGTCATGAACTCGTGCGGGCTTACGATGCGCTGGGGGCCGAGCCCGGTGCCCTGGCGGACAGTCGCCAGCCGTTGCAGGAGTTCTGTGGGGTTCTGGTGGACTACGTGTCGGCGGGACACTTCGAAATCTATGAACAGCTCACCAGCGAAGCCAAGGCCTTTGGCGACCAACGCGGGCTGAAGCTGGCCGACACGATCTACCCACGTATCGACGTGATTACCGAAAAGCTGCTGGCCTTCAACGATCTGTGCGACGCCGGCAAGTGCGTGGCAGAGAAGTTCAAGGAACTGGGCGGTCTGTTGCATGAGCGCTTCGAGCTTGAGGATTGCCTGATCGAAGTGCTGCACAACGCACACAAGGAAGAGGCTGTCGCCCAGGCTTGA
- a CDS encoding FKBP-type peptidyl-prolyl cis-trans isomerase: MSRYLLLSLCLVLPLAHGAPEEKTDDAHDLAYSLGASLGQRLRQEVPDLQLKALVDGLQQAYQGKPLALTSERIEQILAAHEAQNTEDSAKPQSEIALEAEQKFLAEEKAKPGVRELADGILVTEVTPGTGAKVAANGRVQVRYVGHLPNGTIFDQNSQPQWFRLDSVINGWRIALPQMPVGAKWRLVLPSSQAYGSDGAGDLIAPYTPLVFDIELLGIAN; the protein is encoded by the coding sequence ATGTCGCGTTACCTACTGCTGTCGCTGTGTCTTGTCCTGCCGCTCGCCCATGGCGCGCCGGAAGAAAAAACCGACGACGCCCATGACCTCGCCTACAGCCTCGGCGCCAGCCTCGGCCAACGCTTGCGTCAGGAGGTCCCGGACCTGCAACTCAAGGCCCTGGTCGACGGTTTGCAACAGGCCTACCAGGGCAAGCCACTGGCGCTGACGAGTGAACGGATCGAACAGATTCTCGCAGCTCACGAAGCACAGAACACCGAGGACTCGGCCAAGCCGCAAAGCGAGATCGCCCTCGAGGCCGAGCAGAAATTCCTCGCCGAGGAAAAAGCCAAACCGGGCGTGCGCGAGTTGGCCGATGGCATCCTGGTTACCGAAGTGACACCGGGCACCGGCGCAAAGGTCGCCGCCAATGGTCGGGTGCAAGTACGCTACGTGGGGCACCTGCCCAATGGCACGATCTTCGACCAGAACAGCCAGCCGCAGTGGTTTCGCCTGGACAGCGTGATCAATGGCTGGCGCATCGCACTGCCGCAGATGCCGGTCGGCGCCAAATGGCGGCTGGTCCTGCCATCATCCCAGGCTTATGGATCGGACGGCGCAGGCGACCTGATTGCCCCCTACACCCCCCTGGTATTCGACATCGAGCTGCTCGGCATCGCCAACTGA
- a CDS encoding AlgP family protein, translating to MSATKKPVNTPLHLLQQLSGSLLEHLENACSQALADAEKLLAKLEKQRGKAQEKLHKSRTKLQDAATAGKAKAQAKAKAAVGELEELLDKLKTSQSETRAYILQLKRDAQESLKLAQGVGRVKEAVSKALSTREAKPAAPAKVAAKPAAKPAAKAAAAKPAAKPATAKTAAAKPAAKPAAAKTAAAKPAAKPAAAKTAAAKPAAKPAATKTAAAKPAAKPAAAKTAAAKPAVKPAAAKAAAAKPAAKPAAAKTAAAKPAAKPAAAKTAAAKPAAKPAAAKTAAAKPTAKPAAAKPAAAKPAVAKPAVAKPATKPAAAKPVAAKPATAAAPASAPAAAAPAPATPATTPAASSTPTSAS from the coding sequence ATGTCGGCCACCAAGAAGCCTGTAAATACTCCGTTGCACTTACTCCAACAACTGTCGGGCAGCCTGCTCGAGCATTTGGAAAACGCTTGTTCCCAAGCCTTGGCTGATGCTGAAAAATTGCTCGCCAAATTGGAAAAACAACGCGGCAAGGCCCAGGAAAAATTGCACAAGTCCCGCACCAAATTGCAGGACGCTGCCACTGCCGGTAAAGCCAAGGCACAAGCCAAGGCCAAGGCCGCTGTTGGCGAACTGGAAGAGCTGCTCGACAAGTTGAAAACCAGCCAGTCCGAGACCCGTGCCTACATCCTGCAACTCAAGCGCGATGCACAGGAAAGCCTGAAGTTGGCTCAGGGCGTCGGTCGTGTCAAAGAGGCCGTGTCCAAGGCGCTGTCGACCCGCGAGGCCAAGCCTGCCGCACCTGCCAAGGTCGCCGCCAAACCTGCTGCAAAACCAGCTGCCAAAGCTGCTGCTGCCAAGCCAGCTGCAAAACCGGCCACTGCTAAAACTGCTGCTGCCAAACCAGCCGCGAAACCAGCCGCTGCTAAAACTGCCGCTGCCAAGCCAGCCGCGAAACCGGCTGCTGCTAAAACTGCTGCTGCCAAGCCAGCCGCGAAACCAGCCGCTACTAAAACTGCCGCTGCCAAGCCAGCCGCGAAACCGGCCGCTGCTAAAACTGCTGCTGCCAAGCCAGCCGTGAAACCGGCTGCTGCTAAAGCTGCTGCTGCCAAGCCAGCCGCGAAACCAGCCGCTGCTAAAACTGCTGCCGCCAAGCCCGCTGCAAAACCAGCCGCTGCTAAAACTGCTGCCGCCAAGCCCGCTGCAAAACCAGCCGCTGCTAAAACTGCTGCCGCCAAGCCAACTGCAAAACCAGCCGCTGCCAAACCCGCTGCCGCCAAGCCAGCTGTTGCGAAGCCAGCTGTTGCGAAGCCTGCCACCAAGCCCGCTGCTGCCAAACCTGTTGCGGCCAAGCCGGCCACTGCTGCAGCACCAGCATCGGCTCCAGCCGCGGCTGCTCCAGCCCCAGCCACTCCAGCGACCACTCCGGCCGCCAGCAGCACCCCGACCAGCGCTTCCTAA
- a CDS encoding TIGR02444 family protein, translated as MHADLWTFSLDIYANPDVEAACLALQGHGANVCLLLGAAWLGARGVRYEPERLANLQRVAHPWHEQVVQPLRRLREQWRTMALQDSELKGLRDRVKALELEAEQQLLLRLEGVSRDWPQGVADDLAVWLEGAASEAAHLSHDALHKLRVMVSQA; from the coding sequence ATGCATGCTGACCTGTGGACATTTTCCCTGGATATTTACGCCAACCCTGACGTGGAGGCAGCCTGTCTGGCGCTGCAAGGGCATGGGGCAAATGTCTGCCTGTTGCTCGGTGCGGCCTGGCTCGGAGCCCGCGGCGTCCGGTATGAACCTGAGCGACTGGCAAACCTGCAGCGGGTCGCGCACCCCTGGCACGAGCAGGTGGTGCAGCCCCTGCGACGACTGCGTGAGCAATGGCGAACCATGGCCTTGCAGGACAGCGAACTGAAGGGATTACGCGATCGAGTCAAGGCGCTCGAACTGGAAGCCGAGCAGCAATTGCTGTTGCGTCTGGAGGGAGTGAGTCGGGATTGGCCACAGGGTGTTGCCGACGATCTGGCCGTGTGGCTGGAAGGTGCGGCCAGCGAGGCGGCGCACCTGAGCCACGACGCGCTGCACAAGCTGCGCGTCATGGTGAGCCAGGCTTAG